The following coding sequences lie in one Brachionichthys hirsutus isolate HB-005 chromosome 15, CSIRO-AGI_Bhir_v1, whole genome shotgun sequence genomic window:
- the setd9 gene encoding SET domain-containing protein 9 produces MFRAVLTRFLTKWKSYRHRFVPWIALNLSKNEKTLRHVTERSKDKLVPDEQVSRTLLHLFQSLHHAGIRCGDDHSTLQSLGFCIDRKPSTLPSAGSGVFVTRGFVPKGALVSMYPGTVYQLHEPVLLQSIRNPFVFRCIDGVLVDGNDKGLSRVVFRSCSGRDRVGPFLMSDATWLTDNPRNPLAVGQYVNNCSDERPANVCYQEYDVPDGFPVELRRFLPNVNYGHDAQRPLRCVVLVSLRDITAGEELLSNYYTVVQ; encoded by the coding sequence ATGTTTCGAGCGGTTTTAACCAGATTCCTCACCAAATGGAAATCTTACAGGCACAGGTTTGTGCCGTGGATTGCACTGAACCTGTCTAAAAACGAGAAAACCCTGCGTCATGTGACGGAACGCTCGAAAGACAAGCTGGTCCCAGATGAGCAGGTTTCCCGGACTTTACTACACCTCTTCCAGAGTCTTCATCATGCAGGGATCCGCTGTGGGGATGATCATTCCACGCTACAGTCTCTGGGATTCTGCATTGACAGGAAGCCCAGCACTTTACCATCCGCGGGATCCGGAGTTTTTGTCACCAGGGGGTTTGTGCCAAAAGGAGCGCTCGTCTCCATGTACCCTGGCACGGTCTACCAGCTCCACGAGCCGGTTCTCCTGCAGTCCATCAGGAACCCATTCGTGTTCAGATGCATCGATGGCGTCTTAGTGGACGGCAACGACAAAGGCCTCTCCAGAGTCGTGTTCAGGTCCTGCAGCGGCAGGGACAGAGTCGGGCCCTTTCTGATGAGTGACGCCACGTGGTTGACGGATAACCCACGAAACCCACTTGCTGTTGGCCAATACGTGAACAACTGCTCCGACGAGCGGCCCGCGAACGTCTGCTACCAGGAGTATGACGTCCCGGACGGTTTCCCCGTGGAGCTCCGGCGGTTTCTCCCGAACGTCAACTACGGCCATGACGCGCAGAGGCCGCTGCGCTGCGTCGTCCTGGTGTCGCTCAGAGACATTACAGCAGGAGAGGAGCTCCTCTCCAACtactacaccgtggtgcagtaa
- the LOC137904328 gene encoding coiled-coil domain-containing protein 39-like, whose protein sequence is MTNVINTVLSEMGWDKRFAIPQINAENKALLEKIHKTEMELARLDNKLASDKDEKEYMTKYLKNVSQELENTEALCRAKESEIEMEKHLTALAEREAAHLSQQTAEMEKDRQCLGDRKNVLENQIFETKQKLEEFRKRMGWDQQRMDDFYNESKQKEDDTMAVMKYDQQDDQRIKSLTLEVEKKTLEANKMREALDQELTAMTSDQLALDKTMESLQQAHLETQQITNQWERTIEQMKQKDAAMQQCMLQQNQTNQNLREKSSAAAEMKHMLQIQRDNNEELERKRSSCSQLVSKLRLDLKEEETNRRRLQDELDSCKAIRDRLSSDVASVTSTISALKKEAEYNERRLKTEDDLIAALREKLEVVTRSVLSEEERVAQMDQLLVEEDRAVKELDIHLHKCREELCSQKESLRLLQTKKRDAAAQASRDESTVANLDGQLRKLEKELLRQQKTTAGQDSQIVSLAKQLSNLQGNVSSDDTQMLDVKIAELTKTLEERRRIAAKLTSSLKESENDIRRLRNEKEKSEAEKRELDGKLDELELLCNAKERELRSLKRENQDKLVEVNAMKIELKRKRDLQSKMVDGKLCLEARKVALQSAFQERESEIKAYKEALRQQVKVAERERHALKTELNKKLSEVDKLKARFEAMMLPMAAPEGEKEPPLAYYNTKATREREELRSRGENLDAKIRKTELENTGLQNIIQMWNASNAAFHASLCAEKKSGREYQEKRKLEEQLRAALQTAKLKRRQVAELQRDLQGRELTAAVPSAQHSGGVTSEEQDEKLTEFKEFNSSINKMLMESAEGQPDLRAVLERYFLEANLSFPSMSSTPASTNTGRRSSSPSALQRPGASSRQPLALNVVEVGLDLPVTAPPLDSSRSSSSSSTSRRSTTRRPGASSRQPLALNVVEVGLDLPVTAPPLDSSRSSSSSSTSRRSTTRRPGASSRQPLALNVVEVGLDLPVTAPPLDSSRSSSSSRRK, encoded by the exons ATGACGAACGTTATTAACACAGTTTTATCTGAGATGGGCTGGGACAAGCGCTTTGCCATCCCCCAAATCAACGCAGAAAACAAGGCGTTGTTAGAAAAG ATTCATAAGACCGAGATGGAATTGGCACGACTGGACAACAAACTCGCCAGCGACAAGGATGAAAAGGAGTACATGACCAAATACTTAAAAAATGTCAGCCAAGAGCTGGAAAACACAGAG GCTCTGTGCAGGGCGAAGGAAAGCGAAATCGAGATGGAGAAACACCTCACAGCCCTCGCAGAAAGGGAGGCGGCTCATCTGTCACAGCAGACCGCTGAGATGGAGAAGGACCGGCAATGTTTAGGAGACAGGAAGAACGTGCTCGAG AACCAAATATTCGAGACCAAACAGAAGCTGGAGGAGTTCAGGAAACGGATGGGTTGGGACCAGCAGCGCATGGATGACTTTTACAATGAGTCTAAACAGAAAGAGGACGACACGATGGCCGTCATGAAATATGATCAGCAAGATGATCAGAGGATCAAg TCGCTCACGCTGGAAGTAGAGAAGAAGACACTGGAGGCCAACAAAATGCGTGAAGCACTCGACCAAGAGTTGACAGCAATGACTTCTGACCAG CTTGCTTTGGATAAAACGATGGAGAGTTTGCAGCAGGCCCACCTGGAGACGCAGCAAATCACCAACCAATGGGAACGCACCATCGAGCAGATGAAGCAAAAGGACGCGGCGATGCAGCAATGCATGCTG CAACAGAACCAAACCAACCAGAACCTGAGAGAGAAGAGCAGCGCCGCGGCAGAGATGAAGCACATGCTGCAAATCCAAAGGGACAACAACGAGGaactggagaggaagaggagctcctGCAGCCAGCTGGTGTCCAAGCTGCGTCTGgatctgaaggaggaagagactAATCGCCGCAGGCTGCAGGACGAG TTGGACAGTTGTAAAGCTATCAGGGACAGATTGTCCTCTGATGTCGCTTCTGTCACGTCAACCATATCGGCATTGAAGAAGGAAGCCGAGTACAACGAGCGCAG ACTGAAGACGGAGGACGACCTCATCGCTGCGCTGCGGGAGAAGCTGGAGGTCGTGACCCGGAGCGTCCTCagcgaggaggagagagtcGCACAGATGGATCAGCTCCTCGTGGAGGAGGACCGAGCAGTcaag GAGTTGGACATCCACCTCCACAAGTGCAGGGAGGAGCTTTGTAGTCAGAAGGAAAGTTTGCGGCTCCtccaaacaaagaaaagagatgCTGCCGCCCAGGCTTCAAGGGACGAATCAACCGTCGCCAACCTGGATGGCCAGCTGAGAAAACTGGAGAAGGAATTGTTGAGGCAGCAGAAGACCACAGCGGGACAG GACTCCCAGATTGTCAGCTTGGCCAAACAACTGTCAAACCTGCAAGGCAACGTCAGCTCAGACGACACACAAATGCTGGATGTGAAGATCGCTGAGCTGACCAAAACcctagaggagaggaggaggatagcCGCCAAGCTGACCAGCTCGCTTAAGGAGTCCGAG AACGACATTCGCCGTCTGAGGAACGAGAAGGAGAAATCAGAAGCTGAAAAGAGAGAGCTGGACGGGAAGCTGGACgagctggagctgctctgtAACGCCAAAGAGAGGGAGCTGAGGAGTCTCAAGCGTGAGAATCAG GACAAGTTGGTGGAGGTCAATGCCATGAAAATAGAGCTGAAGCGCAAGAGGGATCTGCAGTCCAAAATGGTGGACGGAAAGCTGTGCTTGGAGGCCAGgaaggtggcgctgcagagcgccttccaggagagggagagcgagatcAAGGCCTACAAGGAAGCGCTCCGGCAGCAGGTGAAGGTCGCCGAGCGGGAGAGACATGCGCTCAAAACCGAGCTGAACAAGAAGCTGTCCGAGGTGGACAAGCTGAAGGCACGCTTCGAGGCCATGATGCTGCCGATGGCGGCTCCCGAGGGCGAGAAGGAGCCGCCCCTGGCTTACTACAACACAAAG GCCAcacgggagagggaggagctccggAGTCGGGGGGAGAACCTGGACGCGAAGATCCGGAAGACGGAGCTGGAGAATACGGGCCTGCAGAACATCATCCAGATGTGGAACGCCAGCAACGCGGCTTTCCACGCTTCCCTCTGCGCGGAGAAAAAGTCCG GCCGGGAATACCAGGAAAAGCGGAAGCTGGAGGAGCAACTGAGGGCAGCTTTGCAGACGGCCAAGTTGAAGAGACGCCAGGTAGCAGAGCTCCAACGGGATTTACAG GGTCGCGAGTTGACCGCGGCGGTCCCCTCTGCTCAGCACTCCGGGGGCGTGACGTCCGAGGAGCAGGACGAGAAACTGACGGAGTTCAAGGAGTtcaacagcagcatcaacaAGATGCTGATGGAGTCCGCGGAGGGGCAGCCCGACCTCAGAGCGGTGCTGGAGCGGTACTTCCTGGAG GCCAACCTGTCTTTCCCGTCCATGTCGTCCACTCCCGCCAGCACGAACACCGGCCGCCGCTCGTCTTCACCGAG CGCCCTCCAGCGCCCTGGGGCCTCCTCTCGTCAACCCCTGGCGCTGAACGTTGTGGAGGTGGGCTTGGATCTGCCCGTGACCGCCCCTCCTCTCGACTCCTCCAGgagttccagctcctcctccacctcccgtAGGTCCACGACCCGTCGCCCTGGGGCCTCCTCTCGTCAACCCCTGGCGCTGAACGTTGTGGAGGTGGGCTTGGATCTGCCCGTGACCGCCCCTCCTCTCGACTCCTCCAGgagttccagctcctcctccacctcccgtAGGTCCACGACCCGTCGCCCTGGGGCCTCCTCTCGTCAACCCCTGGCGCTGAACGTTGTGGAGGTGGGCTTGGATCTGCCCGTGACCGCCCCTCCTCTCGACTCCTCCAGgagttccagctcctccaggagaaaatga
- the eif4a2 gene encoding eukaryotic initiation factor 4A-II isoform X2, with amino-acid sequence MATEYEVRNRDHGVSDGIESEVIESNWTEITDNFDDMNLKETLLRGIYAYGFEKPSAIQQRAIIPCIKGLDVIAQAQSGTGKTATFAISILQQLVTEKHSTQALVLAPTRELAQQIQKVILALGDYMAAECHNCIGGTSLRSEIQKLEAKKPHIVVGTPGRVFDMLNRGHLCPSAIKMFVLDEADEMLSRGFKDQIYEIFQKLVTDIQVVLLSATMPAEVLEVTKKFMQDPIRILVKKEELTLEGIKQFYINVEKEDWKLDTLCDLYETLTITQAVIFLNTRRKVDWLTEKMHARDFTVSALHGDMDQKERDVIMREFRSGSSRVLITTDLLARGIDVQQVSLVINYDLPTNRENYIHRIGRGGRFGRKGVAINFVTEDDKRILKDIETFYNTTVEEMPMNVADLI; translated from the exons ATGGCAACAGAATATGAAGTGAGAA ATCGGGATCATGGGGTCTCAGATGGAATTGAGTCTGAAGTCATCGAG AGCAATTGGACCGAAATTACAGATAACTTTGATGATATGAACCTGAAGGAGACTCTTCTCAGAGGAATATACGCATACGGTTTTGAGAAGCCGTCTGCCATTCAACAAAGGGCGATCATTCCTTGCATCAAAG GCTTGGATGTCATCGCCCAGGCACAGTCGGGCACTGGCAAAACGGCCACGTTTGCCAtctccatcctgcagcagctggtaaCTGAGAAGCATAGCACTCAGGCTCTGGTGTTGGCCCCCACCAGAGAGCTGGCTCAGCAG ATCCAGAAGGTCATTCTGGCTCTGGGCGACTACATGGCGGCGGAATGCCACAACTGCATCGGAGGGACCAGCCTCAGATCCGAAATCCAGAAGCTCGAGGCTAAGAAGCCTCACATCGTGGTGGGAACGCCCGGCCGCGTGTTCGACATGCTGAACCGAGGGCACCTGT GCCCGAGTGCCATCAAGATGTTTGTTCTGGATGAGGCCGACGAGATGTTGAGTCGAGGGTTCAAAGACCAGATATACGAGATCTTCCAGAAACTGGTTACCGATATTCAA GTGGTGCTGCTGTCTGCAACCATGCCAGCAGAGGTGCTGGAAGTGACCAAGAAGTTCATGCAAGACCCGATTCGCATCTTGGTGAAGAAAGAAGAGCTTACCCTGGAGGGTATTAAGCAGTTCTACATCAACGTGGAGAAAGAG GATTGGAAGCTGGACACCCTTTGTGATCTGTACGAGACGCTGACCATCACTCAGGCCGTCATCTTCCTCAACACCAGGAGAAAAGTGGACTGGCTGACCGAGAAGATGCACGCCAGAGACTTCACCGTCTCCGCTCTG CACGGCGACATGGACCAGAAGGAGCGCGACGTCATCATGAGGGAGTTCAGGTCCGGGTCGAGCAGAGTGCTGATCACCACCGACCTTCTG gctcGTGGGATTGATGTCCAGCAGGTTTCCCTGGTCATAAACTACGACCTCCCCACCAACCGAGAGAACTACATCCACAG AATCGGTCGAGGCGGCCGTTTCGGCAGGAAAGGAGTCGCGATCAACTTTGTCACCGAAGACGACAAGAGGATTCTGAAGGACATTGAGACGTTTTACAATACGACCGTGGAGGAGATGCCCATGAATGTGGCCGATCTGATTTGA
- the LOC137904329 gene encoding coiled-coil domain-containing protein 39-like yields MTNVINTVLSEMGWDKRFAIPQINAENKALLEKIHKTEMELARLDNKLASDKDEKEYMTKYLKNVSQELENTEALCRAKESEIEMEKHLTALAEREAAHLSQQTAEMEKDRQCLGDRKNVLENQIFETKQKLEEFRKRMGWDQQRMDDFYNESKQKEDDTMAVMKYDQQDDQRIKSLTLEVEKKTLEANKMREALDQELTAMTSDQLALDKTMESLQQAHLETQQITNQWERTIEQMKQKDAAMQQCMLQQNQTNQNLREKSSAAAEMKHMLQIQRDNNEELERKRSSCSQLVSKLGLDLKEEETNRRRLQDELDSCKAIRDRLSSDVASVTSTISALKKEAEYNERRLKTEDDLIAALREKLEVVTRSVLSEEERVAQMDQLLVEEDRAVKELDIHLHKCREELCSQKESLRLLQTKKRDAAAQASRDESTVANLDGQLRKLEKELLSKQKTTAGQDSQIVSLAKQLSNLQGNVSSDDTQMLDVKIAELTKTLEERRRIAAKLTSSLKESENDIRRLRNEKEKSEAEKRELDGKLDELELLCNAKERELRSLKRENQDKLVEVNAMKIELKRKRDLQSKMVDGKLCLEARKVALQSAFQERESEIKAYKEALRQQVKVAERERHALKTELNKKLSEVDKLKARFEAMMLPMAAPEGEKEPPLAYYNTKATREREELRSRGENLDAKIRKTELENTGLQNIIQMWNASNAAFHASLCAEKKSGREYQEKRKLEEQLRAALQTAKLKRRQVAELQRDLQGRELTAAVPSAQHSGGVTSEEQDEKLTEFKEFNSSINKMLMESAEGQPDLRAVLERYFLEANLSFPSMSSTPASTNTGRRSSSPSALQRPGASSRQPLALNVVEVGLDLPVTAPPLDSSRSSSSSSTSRRSTTRRPGASSRQPLALNVVEVGLDLPVTAPPLDSSRSSSSSSTSRRSTTRRPGASSRQPLALNVVEVGLDLPVTAPPLDSSRSSSSSRRK; encoded by the exons ATGACGAACGTTATTAACACAGTTTTATCTGAGATGGGCTGGGACAAGCGCTTTGCCATCCCCCAAATCAACGCAGAAAACAAGGCGTTGTTAGAAAAG ATTCATAAGACCGAGATGGAATTGGCACGACTGGACAACAAACTCGCCAGCGACAAGGATGAAAAGGAGTACATGACCAAATACTTAAAAAATGTCAGCCAAGAGCTGGAAAACACAGAG GCTCTGTGCAGGGCGAAGGAAAGCGAAATCGAGATGGAGAAACACCTCACAGCCCTCGCAGAAAGGGAGGCGGCTCATCTGTCACAGCAGACCGCTGAGATGGAGAAGGACCGGCAATGTTTAGGAGACAGGAAGAACGTGCTCGAG AACCAAATATTCGAGACCAAACAGAAGCTGGAGGAGTTCAGGAAACGGATGGGTTGGGACCAGCAGCGCATGGATGACTTTTACAATGAGTCTAAACAGAAAGAGGACGACACGATGGCCGTCATGAAATATGATCAGCAAGATGATCAGAGGATCAAg TCGCTCACGCTGGAAGTAGAGAAGAAGACACTGGAGGCCAACAAAATGCGTGAAGCACTCGACCAAGAGTTGACAGCAATGACTTCTGACCAG CTTGCTTTGGATAAAACGATGGAGAGTTTGCAGCAGGCCCACCTGGAGACGCAGCAAATCACCAACCAATGGGAACGCACCATCGAGCAGATGAAGCAAAAGGACGCGGCGATGCAGCAATGCATGCTG CAACAGAACCAAACCAACCAGAACCTGAGAGAGAAGAGCAGCGCCGCGGCAGAGATGAAGCACATGCTGCAAATCCAAAGGGACAACAACGAGGaactggagaggaagaggagctcctGCAGCCAGCTGGTGTCCAAGCTGGGTCTGgatctgaaggaggaagagactAATCGCCGCAGGCTGCAGGACGAG TTGGACAGTTGTAAAGCTATCAGGGACAGATTGTCCTCTGATGTCGCTTCTGTCACGTCAACCATATCGGCATTGAAGAAGGAAGCCGAGTACAACGAGCGCAG ACTGAAGACGGAGGACGACCTCATCGCTGCGCTGCGGGAGAAGCTGGAGGTCGTGACCCGGAGCGTCCTCagcgaggaggagagagtcGCACAGATGGATCAGCTCCTCGTGGAGGAGGACCGAGCAGTcaag GAGTTGGACATCCACCTCCACAAGTGCAGGGAGGAGCTTTGTAGTCAGAAGGAAAGTTTGCGGCTCCtccaaacaaagaaaagagatgCTGCCGCCCAGGCTTCAAGGGACGAATCAACCGTCGCCAACCTGGATGGCCAGCTGAGAAAACTGGAGAAGGAATTGTTGAGCAAGCAGAAGACCACAGCGGGACAG GACTCCCAGATTGTCAGCTTGGCGAAACAACTGTCAAACCTGCAAGGCAACGTCAGCTCAGACGACACACAAATGCTGGATGTGAAGATCGCTGAGCTGACCAAAACcctagaggagaggaggaggatagcCGCCAAGCTGACCAGCTCGCTTAAGGAGTCCGAG AACGACATTCGCCGTCTGAGGAACGAGAAGGAGAAATCAGAAGCTGAAAAGAGAGAGCTGGACGGGAAGCTGGACgagctggagctgctctgtAACGCCAAAGAGAGGGAGCTGAGGAGTCTCAAGCGCGAGAATCAG GACAAGTTGGTGGAGGTCAATGCCATGAAAATAGAGCTGAAGCGCAAGAGGGATCTGCAGTCCAAAATGGTGGACGGAAAGCTGTGCTTGGAGGCCAGgaaggtggcgctgcagagcgccttccaggagagggagagcgagatcAAGGCCTACAAGGAAGCGCTCCGGCAGCAGGTGAAGGTCGCCGAGCGGGAGAGACATGCGCTCAAAACCGAGCTGAACAAGAAGCTGTCCGAGGTGGACAAGCTGAAGGCACGCTTCGAGGCCATGATGCTGCCGATGGCGGCTCCCGAGGGCGAGAAGGAGCCACCCCTGGCTTACTACAACACAAAG GCCAcacgggagagggaggagctccggAGTCGGGGGGAGAACCTGGACGCGAAGATCCGGAAGACGGAGCTGGAGAATACGGGCCTGCAGAACATCATCCAGATGTGGAACGCCAGCAACGCGGCTTTCCACGCTTCCCTCTGCGCGGAGAAAAAGTCCG GCCGGGAATACCAGGAAAAGCGGAAGCTGGAGGAGCAACTGAGGGCAGCTTTGCAGACGGCCAAGTTGAAGAGACGCCAGGTAGCAGAGCTCCAACGGGATTTACAG GGTCGCGAGTTGACCGCGGCGGTCCCCTCTGCTCAGCACTCCGGGGGCGTGACGTCCGAGGAGCAGGACGAGAAACTGACGGAGTTCAAGGAGTtcaacagcagcatcaacaAGATGCTGATGGAGTCCGCGGAGGGGCAGCCCGACCTCAGAGCGGTGCTGGAGCGGTACTTCCTGGAG GCCAACCTGTCTTTCCCGTCCATGTCGTCCACTCCCGCCAGCACGAACACCGGCCGCCGCTCGTCTTCACCGAG CGCCCTCCAGCGCCCTGGGGCCTCCTCTCGTCAACCCCTGGCGCTGAACGTTGTGGAGGTGGGCTTGGATCTGCCCGTGACCGCCCCTCCTCTCGACTCCTCCAGgagttccagctcctcctccacctcccgtAGGTCCACGACCCGTCGCCCTGGGGCCTCCTCTCGTCAACCCCTGGCGCTGAACGTTGTGGAGGTGGGCTTGGATCTGCCCGTGACCGCCCCTCCTCTCGACTCCTCCAGgagttccagctcctcctccacctcccgtAGGTCCACGACCCGTCGCCCTGGGGCCTCCTCTCGTCAACCCCTGGCGCTGAACGTTGTGGAGGTGGGCTTGGATCTGCCCGTGACCGCCCCTCCTCTCGACTCCTCCAGgagttccagctcctccaggagaaaatga
- the eif4a2 gene encoding eukaryotic initiation factor 4A-II isoform X1: MSCDSADFNSSKDRDHGVSDGIESEVIESNWTEITDNFDDMNLKETLLRGIYAYGFEKPSAIQQRAIIPCIKGLDVIAQAQSGTGKTATFAISILQQLVTEKHSTQALVLAPTRELAQQIQKVILALGDYMAAECHNCIGGTSLRSEIQKLEAKKPHIVVGTPGRVFDMLNRGHLCPSAIKMFVLDEADEMLSRGFKDQIYEIFQKLVTDIQVVLLSATMPAEVLEVTKKFMQDPIRILVKKEELTLEGIKQFYINVEKEDWKLDTLCDLYETLTITQAVIFLNTRRKVDWLTEKMHARDFTVSALHGDMDQKERDVIMREFRSGSSRVLITTDLLARGIDVQQVSLVINYDLPTNRENYIHRIGRGGRFGRKGVAINFVTEDDKRILKDIETFYNTTVEEMPMNVADLI, encoded by the exons ATGTCTTGCGATTCTGCTGATTTCAACAG CTCCAAAGATCGGGATCATGGGGTCTCAGATGGAATTGAGTCTGAAGTCATCGAG AGCAATTGGACCGAAATTACAGATAACTTTGATGATATGAACCTGAAGGAGACTCTTCTCAGAGGAATATACGCATACGGTTTTGAGAAGCCGTCTGCCATTCAACAAAGGGCGATCATTCCTTGCATCAAAG GCTTGGATGTCATCGCCCAGGCACAGTCGGGCACTGGCAAAACGGCCACGTTTGCCAtctccatcctgcagcagctggtaaCTGAGAAGCATAGCACTCAGGCTCTGGTGTTGGCCCCCACCAGAGAGCTGGCTCAGCAG ATCCAGAAGGTCATTCTGGCTCTGGGCGACTACATGGCGGCGGAATGCCACAACTGCATCGGAGGGACCAGCCTCAGATCCGAAATCCAGAAGCTCGAGGCTAAGAAGCCTCACATCGTGGTGGGAACGCCCGGCCGCGTGTTCGACATGCTGAACCGAGGGCACCTGT GCCCGAGTGCCATCAAGATGTTTGTTCTGGATGAGGCCGACGAGATGTTGAGTCGAGGGTTCAAAGACCAGATATACGAGATCTTCCAGAAACTGGTTACCGATATTCAA GTGGTGCTGCTGTCTGCAACCATGCCAGCAGAGGTGCTGGAAGTGACCAAGAAGTTCATGCAAGACCCGATTCGCATCTTGGTGAAGAAAGAAGAGCTTACCCTGGAGGGTATTAAGCAGTTCTACATCAACGTGGAGAAAGAG GATTGGAAGCTGGACACCCTTTGTGATCTGTACGAGACGCTGACCATCACTCAGGCCGTCATCTTCCTCAACACCAGGAGAAAAGTGGACTGGCTGACCGAGAAGATGCACGCCAGAGACTTCACCGTCTCCGCTCTG CACGGCGACATGGACCAGAAGGAGCGCGACGTCATCATGAGGGAGTTCAGGTCCGGGTCGAGCAGAGTGCTGATCACCACCGACCTTCTG gctcGTGGGATTGATGTCCAGCAGGTTTCCCTGGTCATAAACTACGACCTCCCCACCAACCGAGAGAACTACATCCACAG AATCGGTCGAGGCGGCCGTTTCGGCAGGAAAGGAGTCGCGATCAACTTTGTCACCGAAGACGACAAGAGGATTCTGAAGGACATTGAGACGTTTTACAATACGACCGTGGAGGAGATGCCCATGAATGTGGCCGATCTGATTTGA
- the dcun1d1 gene encoding DCN1-like protein 1: MNKLKSSQKDKVRQFMIFTQSNEKTALTFLSQNDWKLDVATDKFFQNPELYVPNLKGTSDKKKLEQLYNRYRDPHDENKIGVDGIQQFCDDLTLDPSSISVLLIAWKFRAATQCVFSKQEFMDGMAELGCDSIEKLKAQLPKMEQELKDHGKFKDFYQFTFNFAKNPGQKGLDLEMAIAYWKLVLTGRFKFLELWNKFLVEHHKKSIPKDTWNLLLDFSAMITDDMSNYDEEGAWPVLIDDFVEFARPHIGTKSTSV, encoded by the exons ATG aACAAGCTGAAGTCCTCACAGAAGGATAAGGTTCGTCAGTTCATGATTTTCACCCAGTCGAATGAGAAGACTGCACTGACCTTTTTGTCGCAGAATGACTGGAAATTAGACGTTGCCACAGACAAGTTTTTCCAAAATCCAGAACTCTACGTTCCAAATCTAAAGGGGACCTCAGACAAGAAGAAGCTTGAGCAGCTGTACAACAGATATAGAG ATCCTCATGATGAGAACAAGATTGGCGTTGATGGGATCCAGCAGTTTTGTGATGACCTGACTCTGGATCCTTCCAGTATAAGTGTCCTCCTCATAGCGTGGAAGTTCAGGGCAGCGACACAGTGCGTGTTCTCAAAGCAGGAGTTCATGGATGGCATGGCAGAGCTGGG TTGTGATAGCATAGAGAAGCTAAAAGCACAGCTGCCTAAAATGGAGCAAGAGTTAAAGGACCATGGAAAATTTAAGGACTTTTACcagtttacatttaattttgCAAAGAATCCTGGTCAGAAAGGTTTGG ATTTAGAAATGGCTATTGCTTACTGGAAGTTAGTACTGACTGGAAGATTCAAGTTCCTGGAATTGTGGAACAAGTTTTTAGTT GAGCATCACAAAAAATCTATTCCTAAGGACACCTGGAACCTCTTACTAGACTTCAGTGCAATGATCACAGATGATATGTCAAATTACGATGAAGAAG GAGCGTGGCCTGTCCTTATCGACGACTTTGTGGAGTTTGCACGGCCACACATTGGGACAAAAAGCACGTCAGTTTAA